The Neodiprion pinetum isolate iyNeoPine1 chromosome 5, iyNeoPine1.2, whole genome shotgun sequence genome segment cgagatccccgagagatccccgagatccccgagatccccgagatccccgagatccccgagatcctcgagagatccccgagatccccgagatccttgagatccctgagatccccgagatccccgagagatccccgagatccccaatCCCCAATCCCCAATCCCCAATCCCCAATCCCCAATCCCCCAGCCCAGCCCAGCCCAGCCCAGCCCAGCCCAGcctaacctttttttttttgttcagcGGCGAAGGGGAAATCTTCAAAAGACATCCGGTTGTTCTTGGATGTCATCGGATAGTGCCGGATTTTTACCGGCTAAAACCCCTCCGCCGCTCATCACCCAGGACGAGGCGGAACCGCTTTCGCATTACTTCACCTCGTCCCTGTGGCCGGCCTGTTTTCCTGGCCTCTTATTCTCTCCGTGGCCAGCTCGCCAGCCGGCGCGGAGCATGCTCCTTGCCGGCCTGTCAAGGCTACGCCTCCCTTCCATCCCTCGTACCTACTCgctatttataattaattactatCCCTACTTTACGGTAATTACTCACTCACTACTCATGTAAGCAGTCACCCGCTTGCTACTCTTGCAGCGCGTGACCTACTGACGGCACGGAATTTGCTGACGCAAGTTTTCCGCACCGGCCCGCCTGTACTTGTCCCGCAATTAGTATTAATGTAGTCCTACATGTTAATGGTTAGTTTCATAACAATTATTTGCTACATGTTAGTTATTCCCTATATCATATGCCTAGCGTGTTAGTTATCCTACAGAGCAGTTGAgcaattgttatttattattgctCTGCCCGTTCCACAGTACGTACAGTACGTACACACAGTGCGCGACCTACTGCCGGCGCGGAATTTGCTGACGCAAGGGTTTCGCGCCGGCTTGCCTGCACTGTTGCGTCTGCCCGTACTACTTAGCGTACACACGGTACGCGGCCTACTGCCGGCGCGGAATTTGCTGACGCAAGAGTTCCGCGCCGGCTCGTGTACACCTGCACTGTATTTTATACACCTGTCGCATATAAGTCGACCGTGTTTTATACCCAGACCTACTagggagggaggagagaaTGGAGGAGGATCTCACCTGGGCAGAGAGGAGAATAAAATGGCATTTGAGGGAGATAGCAGCTACCGAGAAGAGAAGGGTAAACAGAGTAAGAATAGGGTATGCAAAGATTTGGATAGAAGGGAGGATGTGGAAGTGGGATGAGATAGAAGAGGTGCTTAGAGACGGTgcagggagagagagggaaaaggggcaaggggaggggaggggaaaagTAGGGGATGGTGAAAGGGATAGGACAACAAGTGAGGAAAGGCAAGAGGGAGATATAGAGGCACAGGCCGGGGGAAGTAGGGAAAGGCAGTCGGGGGAATGGGTAGTGGGGAGGGGCAGAAGCAGGGGGTgcgggagagaaagaggagagagagagaagtagGTGAGGCGGAAAGGGAGGGTTCGAAAGTAGTTTTCTGGAACGTGGCGGGGCTTGCGAGAaaggacgaaaatttttggacGGGTCTAAGGGAGTGGGATGTAATATTTTGAATGGAGACATGGATAGAGAAAAAGGGGTGGGAAAAGGTTACGAATAAGTTGCCGGCAAGGTATGAATGGGAAGTGTAGTATGCGGTGAAAGAAAATAGGAAGGGAAGAGCAATGGCCGGAATGCTATCAGGGGTAAGAGAGGAGATAGTAAGcggggtgggagggagggaagagTTAAAATAGGGGATGATAATAAGGAAAATAAGTGCagagagggagggggggggggaatggCTAGTAATAGGAATATACGTAAATGGGGATCTAAAAGAGAAGATAGGGGAATTGAAGGAGCGGTCGAAGAGTCAGATGGAGGAACAAAAGTGCTAATGGGGGGGGATTTTAATGCCAGGACggggcaggaggggggaggatgctggggagaaggagaggaggagagtaggagtaggaaatCAGAGGATAGGAAAATAACCTCAGAAAGTAAGCAGCTGATGCAATTTTTGGAAGAGACAGGATGGGCAATAATGAATGAGAACATAGAGGGTGATGAGGAGGGAGAATTTACGTCTGTAGGAGGGGCGGGGGTGACGGTGATAGATTACGCTATAGGAGACAGCGAGGTAAGGAATAGGGTCAAAAGGATAGAGATTGGGGATAGGGTTGACTCGGACCATCACCCGGTAATAGTATGGATGAGGGGGGCAGTAGAGGCAGTTTAGAAGTAGGAGGGAGGGGAAGTGAAGTGAAAAAGGGTTGGTGGGATGAGGAATGTAGGCGAAAGAAAGCGGAAGTAAGGCAAAGTCTAAGGAACTGgagaaagggggagggggacgGGGAAGCGtatagaaaggaaaaaagggaatataataggctatgcgaggagaggaaaaagaaagaaaaatgcggAATTCATCAAAGCAGCAGCGGAAGCAAGGACAGAAAGCAAGGTATGGGAGATAGTTAacagggaaagaaagaagtggaAGAGGGTGAATGAGGAAATAGGCGATCAGGAGTGGAGGGAGTATTTCATGGAATTATGAGGTGGAGTGGAGAGCAAGGTAACAGaaggcgggggggggggggggggcagcaAATACGAAGGGGGACGAGGAAAGGGAGCTCTGCAGAGGGAAGAGATTAGACGTTAGCGTATGCCGATGACATAGTGCTACTAGCGGAACGCGAAGAGGAGATGGAGGTAATGTTTAGGAAGTTATAAAGGTATATGGACAGGAAAAGGATGACGGTAAATGTAGGGAAATCAACGATTATGAGATGTAGGAAAGGAGGCggcagaaagaaaaaaaaaatggactgGCAatggaaagggaaaaagaTAGAGGAGGTCAAAGAGTTCAGCTACCTAGGGTATATAGTAGAGTGCGATGGGGGCCAGGAAGCACACGTAAAAGAGAGAGTACGGAAGTCAGGGGTAGTAATGAGGCAGGTATGGGGGATAGGAAAAAGAAGGTTTGGGAgggattgggaaaaaaggatTTGGTTATTTGACAGGCTAGTATGGACGGTAATAGAGTACGCATCGGAGGTATGGCGGTGAAGGGAGTGGAGGGCGGTCGAGGCGGTACAGGATAGATTTTTGAGATGGACCTTAGGAGTGGATGGGCGAAAACCGGGATATTTAGTAAGGAAGGAGCTACAGAGGGAAAAGCTAAGGATTAGGGCAGGGAGAAgggcatggaattttgaaaggaaGCTGTAGAGAGGGGAGGGTAGCGAGTTGGCTAGGAGATGCTGGGAAGAGATAAGGGAAAAGGTAGAAGTTGGGAGGCAGGGATCGAGatgggaaagagaaagggaaagtttTTTTGCGGAAAGGGAAGCAGAGAGTAGAGAGGTAGCCGCGAGAAAGGAGAGGGGAAAGGTGGATTTTAGGGAaatagaggagagagagagggaagaacagagaaaagagaggcGGGAAAAAATAAGGGAATCGAGGTACAACAGATGGTACAGGTTAGTGAAGGGAAAAGGGATACCAGGTTATCTGGGAAAGGGCTGGGGGAAAGCAGGTGGACAAGGGTGGCAAGATTTAGATTAGGAAGCGAGATGAAGGTGGCAAGTTACtgggaagaagaagaaaagagaaggtgTAGGGTGTGCggggggaggaggaaacaTGGGAGCACGTATGGGAAAGGTGCGTGGGCTTCGATAGAAGGGGGGAAAGCTGGCAGGAGGTGGTGAGGGAGATGTTAGGTGAGGAGTGGGCGGGAGAAGTTTGGATGAGAGAACTGGAAAGGATCAGGGAGGTACGCGAGAATGTAAGAGTGAGAGATTAATGGGAAACGGAAGTCGAGTAGGATAAGGACAAATAGGGAATAGAATAAGGTAAAATAGGATAAGGTTAAGTAAAGATAAGGATAAAGAATATGGAGAGGATAAGAGGGAAAGTAAGGGAATGGCAAGGCAACGGCACAGGGCACAGTCAATTAGAAAATAAGTAAGGATAAGGTAGGATGTAAGAGTAGGATAAGAATAGGTTAAGAAAACATGTAGAATTATTGTAGAGGGAGAGGAAAATGGAAGTCTTTGTAACCCCAAGGGgatcaataaatattatatacatacatacatttgtAAAGTATGCTCTCGGTTTGAGAATTCACGTTGCGAAATTCACTTGTACGTGTGCACATGCGGTagtgtcagaaaaaaaaataaaagacatcACGATGGTTCACTCTTAAAAAGGGTTGAAATCTCAATCATGCAAATGAATATGAAGATCCACATTAAcaagcaattatttttttcagcactATAATATAATCTGTACACGTTCTCTATAAAACGGTGTTCATTATCCAactaattgtataaaatttaaaaacatacTTTCAAGGTTACGTTGACTAAATCCTCAATATCTTCCAATACAAGTCCGTTTATAAGATATGGAAAGGGTTGTTTTAATAATAGTATTTTATCAAATCTCCCGATGGCTTTTGAATATAACAAATAacaagttcattttttattcgctgTAGAATggattaaataataatatttgatcAACTGTTTCGATGTTGAGAAATAGACCCGTGAAGCGGGTTCAGTCAAactaaattgaaataatatttctgaattttatgCAATTACTTAGATAGAGTAACTCTAGTCATTAATAGATGACGAACAGAGGACATAAGGTCTTTTCTCCAAATCAGTTTAGTTGAGCATTGCAACATTTGTATAGTTAATAGTACACAAAGTAGCCAAAACCATCGGGACTGTTTGGGCTCAGTATACTTGCACTGttccattttttccatttttgattaatcggagaaaagtttttttatacaacgcTAGGAATGATCACAGCAAAGATACAGATTTTGTTTGCGATCACAAATAATCTATCCGAAGTTACTAGATTTTTCGTGATAATATCTGCGACGTTGTCAAATTTGCTGAAAATCTATCGACATTTATCGATGCGCTTGTGACTGGTTTTGCATCGATGAATATCGTTACGTCTTAGTTACAGAATCACCGTACGTCGCTAGCAACGTCGATGCAAGCGACAGCGATAATTGTCGGTAGAGAGTTGCAGAATCCCGCTACTGGTCGTATCGGCTGACTCACGTACTCTAATCTTATATCTCTATGGGCACGTCGGACGCCTCGGCGGGTGGCATCCCTGGGTTTTGTGAATACCCTGAACGTATCGCTGCAACACCGACGCTTGCACTTTTGAGGTATGCGACCTCTACAAAGCGTTATGTGCGTGGTGTCTCGTCCTAACGGACACTTCTGGAAGATTCGGCAATTAGATTTTAGATTGTGTCGGAATACTGTACTGTACAGATACATACGCATATGTACACTGTGCATGCTCAATCACTGTGTTTATTCACGTCGCCAATGAACTTTTTGGAAAGGGTTACGAGTGTATAGTCGCGTTGACGGTCAAAAATATACTGACCTCATTTTCAGGATTCCGATCGGTGTTACGTCCCAGCTGATAACTCCGGTGACACCCTCTCTTAGTTGATTTCAGCAATGAATCTGTCTATGGGTGTATTCCGAAACATACTTCGAGTAGTGCCGACCGTGACGTCACGCAGTCAACTGCGAACTGCGTTCCGTTTTTACTCCGAGTTGACAGTCGCATTGGTGACCAaaactactgatgtgagtctaACTGTAACTGTGTGAACGATTCCAGTGTCTAGCATTCGGAAATTTCCACCAGGTACCGTAACGACGTCACATTTGGACGGCTCGGCGGATGGCGTCTCTGGGTTATGTGAATACCCTGAACGTATCGCCGCAACACCGACGCTTGCACTTCTCAATCATGGGACCTCTACAGAGCGTTACGTCCGTGATGTGACGTCGTAACGGACGCTTCCGGAAGATTCGGGAATTAGATTTTAGATTATGTCGGAAAAGTGTActgcacacacacatacacacgcgTTCACTGTGCCCACTCAATCACTGGATATATCCTCGTCTCCAACTGACTGTCTGGATAGTGTAGCGAGTGTGTAGTCGCGTTGACGGTCGAACATATACTGACCTCATTTTCGAGATTCCGATCAGTGTTACGTCCCAGCTGATAACTACGGTGGTGCCCACTCTTGGTTGATTTCAGCAATCAATCTGAGTATGGGTGTATTTCGGGtgtatttcgaaatatacTTCCAGTACTGCCGATCGTGACGTCACGCAGTCGACTGCATACTGCGTTCCGTTTTTACTTCGAGCTGCCAGTTGCAGTAAAATCGGAACGCTACACCGAGGACTGCACCCATGGTGTGCCTAGGACCCCTACGACACGCCCCTTTCTTCGAGGGGtgtatttcgaaatatacTCGCAGTACTGCAAGTACTGGCAACCGCGTTCCAAAATCGCGCGACAGCTTACTGCCGCCAGTCAGTGACGTCATGAAATTTGTGACGTTGTTGACCGTAACTACTGCGGTCTGGGCGTGAGGCAGTTGCAGTACTTGAGAGATGGCCGCGTCCTTGGTGTAGCGTTCCGATTTTACTGCGACTGGCAACTCGGAGTATAAACGGAACGCAGTTCGCAGTTGACTGCGTTTGCGTGACGTCAAGGTCGGCAGTACTGAAGCATAGACTTTATTGAAAGTATATTTCGGAATACCCCCCCATGTATACCCACACCACGCGCCAGATCCGTCCCACCGTGCGTGAGACGCCTGGCGGAGAGCCAGGGGACTTTAGTTAAATAATCACTGAGCTTTACATGGGGAGTAAACGGCAGTCCACGGACGTAAGAAATATTACGTCCATGGGGCAGTCGAACCACCGCTTTTTCGTACACCGTGCTTGAAATACTTGCCTGTCGATTTAAGATTTGACACAGCGCGTCGTTGATCATGTTTGCTGTTAACATGAACAATgctccaattttttaaaaaatctggtAATTACTCTGCAGGATATCAACTTATTCTCTAGGGTCCGCGAGTTTCCCACTCGTTTTTTATAACGCTATCACTCTTCACGATTTTAAATGACCCGTCAGGACGACGTAACCTTAAAACTAATCAATTGCTCGTACTGTTTCGTTTAGCGTCAACACAGCATATGAACTTGAATTTACATGAACCCACgtctatttgaaaatttttgttgtttcataacgatgtacatacatgaataaacaaatatgaGTAAAGTTGATTGGTAAGCAGTCTCTGGTTGTAGCAGGAAAAATATGGAGTACCATTACGAGTAACGGTATAGCTGATTCCAATCAACAATATGTAGAACAGCTTGACCAATGTTATTAGTCATATGTTACGAATGATGGACAAGAGTCATGTTCGTCATATGTAGCACTCGCGGTAGAAATGCAGTAGCATATCCCCTTAAGAATTTGATACTCGAAACATTGACACAAATATCTGGCAAACAATTCCTCAGAGCAAACAATCCGTGGAATTGTCAAATGAAAAGTATGGTTTGTATTTTGTTACTCCTTTAGAAGCTGcttcaaaaatttgatgtaGGTTGGTCCAAATatgactgaaaaaatatacctacTAAGTCCGGGGTCGACAACAAATCTATTGAGAGTACACAATACAATTTTGTCGTTGTTCAATCCTTTAGGAATTGGAGCATATAGATGTAGAATCTTGAAATTATGCTAGTAATTATGATTGATTcttgggaaaaaatttcagggcCCCGCGATAAGCCTGGATCGTCGTCAAAGTctgaaaattatggaaaattagCGGTAGATGTATTCCGCCAAGAATTCCGTCCGCTGCACTGCttggaggaggaagaggaagacgAAGATTGCAGGGATCAGAAATTTGAGGTCACCACATTCAAATCGCGGCTATCGAAAACTCTGCCAGAAATTCTTTCGGACAAAGGGGCTCTTggttacttttttcaatttcttgaagCTCGAGGATCCGTAGCGCTCATCAAGTTTTGGCTAGAGGTGGAATGTGTGTGTAACTCTCACGGTGTCGATGAATTCGAAAAGTGCGTGAAGAAGGGATTGGGCGAAGCTGGTGACTGGACATTTATTGAAGAGAACAGTGCTACCGGCTCAACGGACAATAATGATAACTTTAGATGCAATATAGCAGCCGGGGATATACGGGCTCACGACCTTGTAAATAGTAATCATACTAAATCAAATTGTGATGAAACTCCAAAGACTAGTCAAACGGTGAAAAGAgctcaaaaatcaaaaaatgaattaataattaaaaatcacaaaaCTACTGCTGCAGAAGAGGACACCTTGCGAATTTACAAACGATATATTGCCAATGAATGCTTGGGGCTAGTTCAAGTTCCCATGGATATCCGAATTGGTATGGAATCTGCCCTGCATTCTCACGACATAGGGCTACTCTTGAAGTGTTTGTCCAACGTTCAACAGATCGTCTATAAAGCTTTGGAGGACGAGTGAGTAAGATCGGTAATTCTAAGAATCGATTCTTGTCAACGTATTGCCATTTTCACAGGTACATCAATGATTTCCTGAGGAGTGATTTTCATTGCAAGCATCAAATCGATGTGCTTACCAGTGGCGATGTCCAGCTTGCAGACATACTTTATAACGAGACtgcttttttccattttatggAGGTACGATGTGATTGCTACGTGTGACGTATTTATAGTATATCGATGTCTATTTCCAGTTTATGGAGATTGAAGGAAAACGGGAGCTTCTGGACTTCTGGATGTCAGCGGTGAATTATAAGCAGAATTTAATGCAAAAAGGAGATCGTACTAACTCAGCGGAGGCTCAAACGGATGCGCTAATACTTTACGACAAGTAAGGAGATAAATGGTTCGATACTTTTACAGAGATAGACTGCAGACTCTGATATCATTTGTCTCGGGTATCAGATATTATTGTTTGCTAACATAAGATTTTGTATATGTGATTGATATCTTTGTTTTTACAGATATTTTAGTTTGCAAGCGACAATGCCACTTGGATTCAGTGACAAAATACGGTTTCACGTGGAACAAAATATTTGTCGCGAAGATGGAGAAGGGCCAAGGCCTGAATGTTTCGACCGACCTTGTCAAGTTGTCTACAGATTTCTCAATAAGGTGGGcaagtaaaaaattgttttttaattgtcAAGTACGCGTTATACAAAAATGCACGTTGTAAAAATGATTACAGCATTATCTGGGTGCTTTCCTGTCATCGCAGTTgtattacaaatatttatcgGAGCTAATTAGCAGTATCCAGAGTAGTCCGTGCCCACCTTTGCACCCTCAGTTAAGAAGAACAGGTATAAAATAACTATATTAATGTATTTTATCTCTTGTTCTCACTATTatgtttttctaatttcgaACCAACCATAATATGCACATTGTGCGCGTTTTTGTTACCTCTCCGGACCCTTGGGAATGGGACATAGTCTGTTTGTCCGTATAATCTATTTCCACGTTATCCCTGTCATTGCTGGTATTATTGGGGCTTGAATGCCGATGTAAAATATACATTCGCATTGTGATTCTAGAATCCGACTGCAGCAGCGATGTCAGCACAGTGAGCATCGGTACGCTCAGTACAATGCCAATAAGCCACGAGGAGGGTAGTGGACGAAAAAGCGGTGCAAAAGACACAGGAAGTATGAGCATTGATACCAGACAACTCTATGATCCAGACTCTTTGTGGAAACGCCAAAAGTACAAGTGAGAACCTTGATTTAAGAAACAACAATATAATGTGAACTCCTGTTAGTCAtttggaaacaaaaattggGTCGTGGTCATCAAGCAATACACCATCGGAAAGTGGGCTGCAAACCAGCAGATCAACTTGGCCGAGTATATACAGATACCTAGACAGAGAAAACTTTGCGCAATTCAATTCATTTGGCTTTAACCCGGCGGTGCCAGCACGAGCCATTAGTCTATTATTTCAATGTAAACTTAATGCAAGTCAACTGTAAATTGTATATAGCATATAGCTTATTTGGAATACAATAGATAACAGATATCCTGTAACCCATACACCGGTATGGGTAGAAAGCTCTCATAAATAGTAACCTTATAAATGCGTCTATGTACCAGATTCGCTCAGAGGTCGCGAGCCGGCACATTCTTAGAATTTTTCACTAGGGATTGGTGACACGCCTATGAATCTTGATCAAGTCGATACTCTTTGTGACATATAATGTGTAGCATCGTAAGCGTTTTGGGATGTCTACCCCTACAGGGAGCTTGAGGTGACTCTTATAGGTCTGCTTCGCTTAATACTGACAATATGTCACCATATAACTGCAAAAGCAAACCTGCTGAGGAAATACCTGTTACTTGCAGCTCAGCTAAAACACAAGCGAGATTTAGAACTGTGCATTAGTATAGCTAGTCAAGAGCACAGACACTGGCCAGAAGGGAAACCCTCTGACTGTGCTGTATAGGTGTGTAGTGTTCTCAGCCTTGTCAGTGAGAGATATTCCTACAGTGGGTGTACCAGTATAGCGAGGGTATGATGCTTATAAATTCAGGTATGCGCAATATACGCATAGTGGGTAAAGCTGTCTGAAGAGCAATATACGAAGGAGCAGCTTACCATTGCCTATTGTAATGCAATTTCTACCAGCAAGTTCAAGTGTGTCACATTCTTGTTCCTAGGCACATTGTTTTGATACAAGCgaaatgattttcttttttgtgcAGTTTAAGCGTTGGATATATCAACGATATGGGCAGATTTGTTACCGAGATTGATCCAGACCCGCATCGCAGATACGGTAAGCGAGAGTATATTAGTTTAGTGCTGGATTATTTCCACCCAAAAATCGGCATGCTTCATGTATAGTTATACCAATTCATTACCGCatattttactttcaaaacGAGTTGTATTGAAAAGAACCCCCCCTCcctgcgagaaaaaaaaaaaaaaaacttgattgATCTTAAGAAATTGTACATGATTTCCAGAATCTCGCTTGTCACGCGCCATGAAAAGGCTCGTCAATTTGGAGAATGACAAGGTAAATTCACAGCATAGACCATATCATTTTACTACTCATTAGAATTAAACGAAAGAACTTTACACGCAATGACACAAAATATATTGGTGAAATACCTAATAGAATAGTATAACACACATCTCGCTGCGAGTAAACTATTTTCCTTAACGAGGGGAAAGACTGAATTTTGTTACTTGCATAGAATTATAGGCCATCCGCATGAATTGTCTTTTAAATAATGTGAATTTATGTGTGATCAGGCTAAAGAAGAAATGGCTTGGAGAATTGCAGAGATGATAGTAGGTGAAATAACAAGCCTGACCCAGAGTCAGAGGGTTTGCCAAACACATAATCCGTCTTGATGCAATCTGCCACTATGGGACTGCAAAATTGTTCTCGCAGAGAGACCGGCAAGTTCTTTGCACACATTTTCTCTAAGCAGTCATACTACATCAGATGAATCTCTTGAAATTACCAAATAATTGAAGACAAACTGTTTCGGTTAGTttgatgaaatggatgcttatATTGGAATTGGAAATTTAACCTGCAGTGTTACAACGGCATCCATGAAAACGAGAAATTATGTGCTTCCATCTATCACAGTTTTCTCTTCAAAACGTCTTGCAAGCCTCTCTCGGTTCTTGCCATGCAAATTGTGAGAATGCATGTATACCAATGTTTTTAGTACACTGTGGAATCGCTAAATTTTATGGTCCCAGCTGCTCCAGGTTCCCTATACATCTAGGAGGCGAGAAGCGAGTTTTATATCTGTTCTGAATATGTATCACATCAGCATTAATGTTTCCcaaaaaatggaataatttCATCAGATACAACCCATTATGAATAGTCCCTGCGTGTAACCATACAACATTCAACATTTCTCGGATATTTAATGGTTTTTCCCATTTTGGcgataaatatttcagacgtAGTCCTGACCCTATATATCGTTTTACTTTGCGCACAGAAGTTTAATGGCTGGACGAtcgtattttttgttcttattACAATCTTTGTTTCTATGGAGTGTCGACTAAAACCTGGCCCCAAAATTGTcagaaaattagaaattttccGATTCAATTGTCATCATTCTCCAGGTGCATTGAAAGTAAGATGTCTCATTCATAAACTACTCAAACAAAATTTCCAAGAATCTCTTTCTGCACACATCCGTagtaaaatttggaataaaatgAGTTTTTACATctcaaaattgattatttgaaaaatattaaaaaactatTTGTTTACTTCTCAAAACATTACCTGAGTAGCCATAAAAATCCCTGGGATTTCCATGTTCTTTGAGGAGAAGAATTCCCTGAGAACGCCAATTATGCCAGAGTTTCCTAGGTAGTAGACACTCTGATTCgttatttaaaattcgaaattcaaatcatgGGGTGAACTCAATTTCTTGCATTTCTgacttttgcaaaattttataaatgacCGTTAACTAACCGAAAGATATGCTTTCTACTAATATCTATCATAACTTCACAGTATTTTGTTCAATAGTTTAGTATTTCACTTTTTAGCGCCATACAAGACAAATAACTATTGGCAAATGAGTTTGCAACTAAAATGTGT includes the following:
- the pkaap gene encoding A-kinase anchor protein 10, mitochondrial isoform X2, yielding MLQFFKKSGPRDKPGSSSKSENYGKLAVDVFRQEFRPLHCLEEEEEDEDCRDQKFEVTTFKSRLSKTLPEILSDKGALGYFFQFLEARGSVALIKFWLEVECVCNSHGVDEFEKCVKKGLGEAGDWTFIEENSATGSTDNNDNFRCNIAAGDIRAHDLVNSNHTKSNCDETPKTSQTVKRAQKSKNELIIKNHKTTAAEEDTLRIYKRYIANECLGLVQVPMDIRIGMESALHSHDIGLLLKCLSNVQQIVYKALEDEYINDFLRSDFHCKHQIDVLTSGDVQLADILYNETAFFHFMEFMEIEGKRELLDFWMSAVNYKQNLMQKGDRTNSAEAQTDALILYDKYFSLQATMPLGFSDKIRFHVEQNICREDGEGPRPECFDRPCQVVYRFLNKHYLGAFLSSQLYYKYLSELISSIQSSPCPPLHPQLRRTESDCSSDVSTVSIGTLSTMPISHEEGSGRKSGAKDTGSMSIDTRQLYDPDSLWKRQKYNLSVGYINDMGRFVTEIDPDPHRRYESRLSRAMKRLVNLENDKAKEEMAWRIAEMIVGEITSLTQSQRVCQTHNPS
- the pkaap gene encoding A-kinase anchor protein 10, mitochondrial isoform X1; the protein is MFVICSTRGRNAVAYPLKNLILETLTQISGKQFLRANNPWNCQMKRPRDKPGSSSKSENYGKLAVDVFRQEFRPLHCLEEEEEDEDCRDQKFEVTTFKSRLSKTLPEILSDKGALGYFFQFLEARGSVALIKFWLEVECVCNSHGVDEFEKCVKKGLGEAGDWTFIEENSATGSTDNNDNFRCNIAAGDIRAHDLVNSNHTKSNCDETPKTSQTVKRAQKSKNELIIKNHKTTAAEEDTLRIYKRYIANECLGLVQVPMDIRIGMESALHSHDIGLLLKCLSNVQQIVYKALEDEYINDFLRSDFHCKHQIDVLTSGDVQLADILYNETAFFHFMEFMEIEGKRELLDFWMSAVNYKQNLMQKGDRTNSAEAQTDALILYDKYFSLQATMPLGFSDKIRFHVEQNICREDGEGPRPECFDRPCQVVYRFLNKHYLGAFLSSQLYYKYLSELISSIQSSPCPPLHPQLRRTESDCSSDVSTVSIGTLSTMPISHEEGSGRKSGAKDTGSMSIDTRQLYDPDSLWKRQKYNLSVGYINDMGRFVTEIDPDPHRRYESRLSRAMKRLVNLENDKAKEEMAWRIAEMIVGEITSLTQSQRVCQTHNPS